The DNA segment AGCTTGCTCCCGCTCGACTGCGCAGCAGTCGCCAACCCTGAAAGATGCGGTGTATCTGAAGGATTTAATCGCGGGGTTTTGGGGCCGCTTCGCAGCCCAGCGGGAGCAAGCTCCCTCGCCACAGGAGTGCGACACACTCCCCTACAACCCGCCAGTCGCCTGAAATCCCACGCCAATCACGGTCAGCAATGACAACGGCAACAGCAGCGTATCGAGCAACGCACTCGCCGGCAGATCCACGCCCGGATAGCTCGGCGCTTCAGCGCCGAAGCGATCCATCGCGCAGCACCCGCCATTCATCGCATACAAATCCAGGCGCGTCCCGGAATACACCACCGGCGCCCCCGGTTTGGCCGCATCCAGCGTGCGCGCGGTGGCGCAGCCGGCCAGTTGCAGGGCCAGCACAATTGCCAGCAGCTTATTCATCGCTGCTCAGATGATGTTCGCCCCAGCGCGGCAGCATGTCCTGCGGAATGCCCAACAGATTGAGAATCCGCGCGACGACGAAATCGATCAGGTCGTCGATGGTCTGCGGCTGGTGATAGAAGCCCGGCGAGGCCGGCAGGATGGTCACGCCCATGTTCGACAGCTTGAGCATGTGTTCCAGATGAATGCTCGAATACGGCGCCTCGCGTGGCACCAGAATCAACTGGCGACGTTCCTTCAAGGTGACGTCCGCCGCGCGCTCGATCAGGTTGTTGCACGCGCCCGTGGCAATCGCCGACAAGGTACCCGTGGAACACGGCACCACGACCATCGCGGCCGGTGCGCCGGAGCCCGAGGCTACCGGCGACATCCAGTCTTCCTTGCCGTACACACGGATCTGCCCGGCAGCGGCGCCGGTGTATTCGGTGAGGAACGCCTGCATCATCTGCGGCTTGGGCGGCAGCGTGACATCGGTTTCGGTGGCCATCACCAGTTGTGCGGCCTTGGAGATCAGGAAGTGCACTTCGCGATCTTCACGCACCAGACAATCGAGCAGGCGCAAACCGTACTGCGCGCCGGACGCGCCGGTCATCGCCAGCGTGATGCGTTCCGGGCCGCCGTTCTGGGAAAAAGTGTTCATTGCAGTGCCTCGGCGAGTTTGCCGTGCAGACCGCCGAAGCCGCCGTTGCTCATGATCACCACGTGAGTGCCAGGCTGGGCCTGACTCTTCACGCGTTCGATGATGCCTTCGAGCGAGTCGCTGACAATCGAGGGCACGCTGCACAGTGCGGCGGTGGCTGCCAGATCCCAACCGAGATTGGCCGGGGCGTACCAGATCACCTGATCGGCATCGACCACGCTGTCCGGCAGACCGTCACGGTGCGCGCCGAGCTTCATCGAGTTGGAGCGCGGCTCGATGATCGCGATCAACGGGGCGTCGCCGATGCGCTTGCGCAAGCCATCGAGGGTGGTGGCGATGGCGGTCGGGTGGTGGGCGAAGTCGTCGTAAATGGTGATGCCGCGCACTTCGGCGACTTTCTCCATCCGGCGTTTGACGTTCTTGAATGCGCTCAACCCGGCGATGCCCATCGACGGCACCACACCGACATGCCGCGCCGCTGCCAGCGCAGCCAAGGCGTTGGCGACGTTGTGCTGACCGGTCAGCTCCCATTCGACAGTGCCCTGGGACACGCCTTCGAACATCACTTCGAACGCCGAACCGTCATCCTTGAGCAACTTGACCTGCCACTGACCGCCGACACCGGTGGTCTGCACCGGGGTCCAGCAGCCCATTTCGATCACACGCTGCAGGGCAGGCTCGGTGGTCGGGTGGATCACCAGACCTTCGCTCGGGATAGTGCGGACCAAGTGGTGGAACTGCCGCTCGATCGCCGGCAGGTCGGGGAAGATGTCGGCGTGATCGAACTCAAGGTTGTTGAGGATCGCGGTGCGCGGGCGGTAGTGGACGAACTTCGAACGCTTGTCGAAGAACGCGCTGTCGTACTCATCGGCCTCGATCACGAAGAACGGCGTACCGCCCAACCGCGCCGACACCGAGAAGTTCTGCGGCACCCCGCCGATCAGGAACCCCGGGCTCATGCCGGCGTGTTCCAGCACCCAGGCGAGCATGCTGCTGGTGGTGGTCTTGCCGTGCGTACCGGCAACCGCCAGCACCCAGCGCCCTTGCAGCACGTGATCGGCCAGCCATTGCGGGCCGGAGACGTAGGGCAGACCTTTGTTCAGCACATATTCCACCGCCGGATTGCCGCGGGACATGGCGTTGCCGATCACCACCAGATCCGGCGCCGGATCGAGCTGGGCCGGATCGTAGCCCTGGGTCAGCTGAATGCCCTGGGCCTCAAGCTGCGTGCTCATCGGCGGATAGACGTTGGCGTCGGAGCCGGTCACGTGATGGCCCAGCTCTTTGGCCAGAACCGCCATCGAGCCCATGAAAGTCCCGCAGATACCCAGAATATGAATGTGCATAGTCGACCTCGTAAAACATGGCCGCAGGTTAGCGTAGGGTGGGAAAAATCGCACCTTGTGTTTCGTCTGCACCGACGCCTTCGCGAGCAAGCCCGCTCCCACAAGGATGGCGCCAATCCTGTGGGAGCGGGCTTGCTCGCGAACGGCGCGACGCGGTTTAACGGGAGATCGCGTGCTTACGCAGCTTTCTATAGAGGGTGTTGCGGCTGACCCCAAGCTGCTCCCACAAGGATGGCGCTAATCCTGTGGGAGCGGGCTTGCTCGCGAATGGCGCGACGCGGTTTAACGGGAGATCGCGTGCTTACGCAGCTTTCTATAGAGGGTGTTGCGGCTGACCCCGAGCTGCTCCCACAAGGATGGCGCTAATCCTGTGGGAGCGGGCTTGCTCGCGAATGGCGCGACGCGGTTTAACGGGAGATCGCGTGCTTACGCAGCTTTCTATAGAGGGTGTTGCGGCTGACACCGAACTGCTCCCACAAGGATGGCGCCAATCCTGTGGGAGCGGGCTTGCTCGCGAATGGCGCGACGCGGTTTAACGGGAGATCGCGTGCTTACGCAGCTTTCTATAGAGGGTGTTGCGGCTGACACCGAGCTGCTGCGCGGTCTGGGTCATATGCCAATGTGTCTGTTCCAGCGCGTTGAGTAGCGCCACACGTTCAGCGTCTTCCAGCGGATGCTCGGACTCAACCGACTTCAGCTCCAGCGTCGGCCGCGCCTGCCGAATCATCGCCGGCAAATCCTCCAGCCCGATCCGCCCCTCATCGCACAACGCCGCCAATGTGCGCAGCACATTGCGCAACTGCCGCACGTTGCCCGGCCAGTTGAAGGTCAGTAACGCCTGACGCGCCGGTTCGTCGATCACAATCACTTCGCCATCCGCCTCCTCGGCCAGCAGGAAATCCAGCAACTGCGACTTGTCGCTGCGCTCACGCAACGCCGGCAACGCGACCTCCAGGCCATTGAGCCGGTAATACAGATCTTCGCGGAAACTGCCGTCCGCCACGCGCTCCAGCAGATTACGGTGAGTGGCGCTGATGATCCGCACGTTGACCGCTTCCGGCTCGCCGCCGATCGGCACCACCTGCCGGTCTTCCAGCACCCGCAACAAACGGGTTTGCAGCGCCAGCGGCATGTCACCGATTTCATCCAAAAACAGAGTACCGCCATCGGCCTGCTGCAACTTGCCGCGCATGCCGTCCTTGCGCGCACCGGTGAAACTTCCGCCGCGATAACCGAACAGTTCGCTCTCGATCAGGCTTTCGGGGATCGCCGCGCAGTTGAGGGCGACGAAGGCTTTGTTGGCGCGCTGGCTGGCGTGATGCACAGCCTTGGCAAAGGCTTCCTTGCCCGAGCCGGTTTCGCCATTGATCAGCAGCGGCACGTCGCGTTCGAATACCCGCAACGCCTTGCGGAAATCCGCTTGCAGCGTTGCGTCACCGAGGCAAATGCCCGCCAGTGGCTGGGCCTTGGCCACAACTGGGGCCGGGGTGATCGGCGCCGGTTTACGCGATTCGCCGCGCAACAAGGCAAACAGATGTCGCCCGTCGCGGGTGCGCAGCGGCCAACTGGCGCTGGCATTGGCGCTGGCACGACCGAGCAATTCATCCAGCGAACAATCGAAAAACGCTTCCACCGGTTTGCCGAGCAAACCACCGCGAATATGCCCCAGCAGATTCAACGCACTCTGGTTGACCGCGCTGATCCGCCCTTCCCCGTCAAACGCCAGCAGCCCTTCGCTGAACAGGCCGACCGATTCGGCCTGAAGATGGAACCGCAGCAGCCACTGATTATCGAAGCAACGCAGGAAATAGCAGCTCTCGATCATCTTCGCCGACAGATTGACCAGCGCCATGGTGTGGAACTGGCTCTGCCGCGAGACGTCATGGCGCGCCGAGGACACGTCGAGCACCGCCAGCAGTTCGCCGTGCGGGTCGAACACCGGGCTCGCCGAGCAGGTCAGGCCGGTGTGGCGGCCGCGAAAGTGTTCGTCCTGATGGATGGTCAGCGCCTGGCGTTCGACCAGGCAGGTGCCAATGCCGTTGGTGCCTTCGCAGGCCTCGCTCCAGTCGGCGCCGAGCCAGAGCCCGGCCCGTTCGAAAATCTTGCGCTCGGCAGGTGCGGTGACGCAGTTGAGGATCACCCCGCGCGCATCGGTCAACAGCACCGCATGACCGGCGCCGGACAGCTGCTGATGCAGGCTGCTCATTTCATTGCCGGCGATCTGCAGCACCTGTTGCAGGCGTTCGCGACTTTCGAGCACGCGTCCGTGCTCAAGCACGGTGGGCGCCATGGTCAGGGCCGGATCGAGGTGATAGTCCTCAAGACAGCGCAGCCACGAACGGGCAATCGAAGGGTCGGCACCGGGCCCGTGCAGGTGCGGCTTGCCCTGAGTGACGGTGAGCACCTGTTGGGCATGGCGACTCAAATGGTTGTCGTGCATTTCTTATTATTCTCCCCGAGATCAGTGCCGCCTCTTTATTGGCTGGCACATACCTAGTGGTGAGGGGATTTATCCCCGATGGGGTGCGAAGCAGCCCCAATCAAACCAACGTGGCTTCTTAGATTCACCGCGTACACCGGATTTACGACTGCTGCGCAGCCGATCGGGGCGGTGCGACGTTTCGCTAAATCCCCTCGCCACTAAGTTGCATCTGGACGATTGGCAGTCAGCATCCTCCAGCCATCGGCGCATTGCAATGCTGGCGAGACCACCCGGTCACAGGCCGTGCCAAAAGCGGTACAAACTGTCACCCGGTCTGTACCGAAACCATCACAGGCGCCGTCCGCCCGTCCGACACAAACCACGCAAGGTCTTGATTTGCCTGCCCTGCACGGCAGTGGCCCGACCTTTGCTCTACGCTTATAGCAAGCGCACTTGCGCGTTTCTCTAATAAGTACAAAGCCAAGGAGAACAAATCATGCGTTACGCTCACCCCGGTACTGAAGGCGCCAAAGTCTCGTTCAAGAGCAAGTACGGTAACTACATCGGCGGCGAGTTCGTCGCGCCTGTCAAAGGTCAGTACTTCACCAACACCTCGCCAGTGAATGGCCAACCGATTGCCGAATTCCCTCGCTCCACTGCCGAAGACATCGACAAGGCACTGGACGCCGCCCACGCCGCTGCCGATGCGTGGGGCGCGACCTCGGTGCAGGCGCGCTCGCTGATCCTGCTGAAAATCGCCGACCGCATCGAACAGAACCTCGAACTGCTGGCGATCACCGAAACCTGGGACAACGGCAAAGCCATCCGCGAAACCCTCAACGCCGACATCCCGCTGGCGGCCGACCATTTCCGCTACTTCGCCGGTTGCCTGCGCGCCCAAGAAGGCAGCGCGGCCGAAATCGACGGCAACACCGTGGCCTATCACATCCATGAACCACTGGGCGTGGTCGGCCAGATCATCCCGTGGAACTTCCCGCTGCTGATGGCCGCGTGGAAACTCGCCCCGGCACTGGCCGCCGGCAACTGCGTGGTACTCAAGCCTGCCGAGCAGACTCCGCTGGGCATCTGCGTGCTGATGGAGTTGATCGGTGATCTGCTGCCACCGGGCGTGCTCAACGTGGTGCAAGGCTTCGGCAAAGAAGCCGGCGAAGCGCTGGCCACCAGTAAACGCATCGCCAAGATCGCCTTCACCGGCTCGACCCCGGTCGGTTCGCACATCATGAAATGCGCCGCCGAA comes from the Pseudomonas sp. RSB 5.4 genome and includes:
- a CDS encoding YceK/YidQ family lipoprotein gives rise to the protein MNKLLAIVLALQLAGCATARTLDAAKPGAPVVYSGTRLDLYAMNGGCCAMDRFGAEAPSYPGVDLPASALLDTLLLPLSLLTVIGVGFQATGGL
- the mpl gene encoding UDP-N-acetylmuramate:L-alanyl-gamma-D-glutamyl-meso-diaminopimelate ligase; protein product: MHIHILGICGTFMGSMAVLAKELGHHVTGSDANVYPPMSTQLEAQGIQLTQGYDPAQLDPAPDLVVIGNAMSRGNPAVEYVLNKGLPYVSGPQWLADHVLQGRWVLAVAGTHGKTTTSSMLAWVLEHAGMSPGFLIGGVPQNFSVSARLGGTPFFVIEADEYDSAFFDKRSKFVHYRPRTAILNNLEFDHADIFPDLPAIERQFHHLVRTIPSEGLVIHPTTEPALQRVIEMGCWTPVQTTGVGGQWQVKLLKDDGSAFEVMFEGVSQGTVEWELTGQHNVANALAALAAARHVGVVPSMGIAGLSAFKNVKRRMEKVAEVRGITIYDDFAHHPTAIATTLDGLRKRIGDAPLIAIIEPRSNSMKLGAHRDGLPDSVVDADQVIWYAPANLGWDLAATAALCSVPSIVSDSLEGIIERVKSQAQPGTHVVIMSNGGFGGLHGKLAEALQ
- the ubiX gene encoding flavin prenyltransferase UbiX; the protein is MNTFSQNGGPERITLAMTGASGAQYGLRLLDCLVREDREVHFLISKAAQLVMATETDVTLPPKPQMMQAFLTEYTGAAAGQIRVYGKEDWMSPVASGSGAPAAMVVVPCSTGTLSAIATGACNNLIERAADVTLKERRQLILVPREAPYSSIHLEHMLKLSNMGVTILPASPGFYHQPQTIDDLIDFVVARILNLLGIPQDMLPRWGEHHLSSDE
- a CDS encoding aldehyde dehydrogenase family protein, encoding MRYAHPGTEGAKVSFKSKYGNYIGGEFVAPVKGQYFTNTSPVNGQPIAEFPRSTAEDIDKALDAAHAAADAWGATSVQARSLILLKIADRIEQNLELLAITETWDNGKAIRETLNADIPLAADHFRYFAGCLRAQEGSAAEIDGNTVAYHIHEPLGVVGQIIPWNFPLLMAAWKLAPALAAGNCVVLKPAEQTPLGICVLMELIGDLLPPGVLNVVQGFGKEAGEALATSKRIAKIAFTGSTPVGSHIMKCAAENIIPSTVELGGKSPNIFFEDIMQAEPTFIEKAAEGLVLAFFNQGEVCTCPSRALVQESIYDEFMAVVMKKVLQIKRGDPLDTDTMVGAQASEQQFDKILSYLEIAKGEGAELLTGGKVEKLEGNLATGYYIQPTLLKGTNKMRVFQEEIFGPVVSITTFKDEAEALAIANDTEFGLGAGLWTRDINRAYRMGRAIKAGRVWTNCYHLYPAHAAFGGYKKSGVGRETHKMMLDHYQQTKNLLVSYDINPLGFF
- a CDS encoding sigma-54-dependent Fis family transcriptional regulator, encoding MHDNHLSRHAQQVLTVTQGKPHLHGPGADPSIARSWLRCLEDYHLDPALTMAPTVLEHGRVLESRERLQQVLQIAGNEMSSLHQQLSGAGHAVLLTDARGVILNCVTAPAERKIFERAGLWLGADWSEACEGTNGIGTCLVERQALTIHQDEHFRGRHTGLTCSASPVFDPHGELLAVLDVSSARHDVSRQSQFHTMALVNLSAKMIESCYFLRCFDNQWLLRFHLQAESVGLFSEGLLAFDGEGRISAVNQSALNLLGHIRGGLLGKPVEAFFDCSLDELLGRASANASASWPLRTRDGRHLFALLRGESRKPAPITPAPVVAKAQPLAGICLGDATLQADFRKALRVFERDVPLLINGETGSGKEAFAKAVHHASQRANKAFVALNCAAIPESLIESELFGYRGGSFTGARKDGMRGKLQQADGGTLFLDEIGDMPLALQTRLLRVLEDRQVVPIGGEPEAVNVRIISATHRNLLERVADGSFREDLYYRLNGLEVALPALRERSDKSQLLDFLLAEEADGEVIVIDEPARQALLTFNWPGNVRQLRNVLRTLAALCDEGRIGLEDLPAMIRQARPTLELKSVESEHPLEDAERVALLNALEQTHWHMTQTAQQLGVSRNTLYRKLRKHAISR